The Dreissena polymorpha isolate Duluth1 chromosome 9, UMN_Dpol_1.0, whole genome shotgun sequence genome contains the following window.
AACAAAAAACAGTGAGTGAAACAGAAATTAACATTTCTGAAGACCTTAAAGATTCAGTTGGAAGTGATGAGAATACTGAAGATGTATGTGGTGATGTTACTATAAATTATAGTGCcaaaacaaacattattgaaaATGAGATTGTTGCAGGAAAGTTGTGTGAGCTAGAGAATAGAGATTTGGCTgcagaaaataaatgcattgaaGAAGAAAATTCTTACCTTGGCAAAGGAAGTACAGCTTCTCTTGTACACATTTGTCAATTAGATGTAGAAAGTGAACATCAGGGTGCAACATGTGTTTATGGTACCTCAACatatgttaacaatattacaGGAATTATTGTAAAATGTTCAGACAATGTTGCTGAAAATGAGAACACAGTTGCAGAGGAAGTTTTACAGAATACAGACAACATTGCTGAAAATGTTTCAGAAAATGATGAACACAAAGGAGTCTGTATGAACGCTGAATACATTTCAAAGAGTAAAAGTTGTACTAAAGGCATTGAGGATGATGTTGCTGTTCAAAATAATGCCTTCATTAGAGTGGCTGTGAATGGTGCTAATGGTGGAGTGAATGCTGTACTTACTACATTAAATTCAGAGAGTGATGGAAAAGAATACACCAAAGAACAAGTTGATATGTATGTTGATGCAAAACTTGACATTGATGTTGACAGCACTAAAGTGGATAATAATTGTGCAACAGAAAATACAGAAGTTTCATCAGATAATGATTTGGTAGTAAGTGAAGCTGATAATTCTGGAGTGACAACTGATTGTGATTTACAAAGTGGAGGCAGAGTAGATGTAAAAGAGAGAACAAGTTTAATTGGGGAAGGAATGGATTCCGAAAATTGTGATAATCACTGCATTGATGCTGAAAGTTCTGACTGTGAAAAAAAGACAGAGGACAATTATGGTGCTTCAAATGATTATGATGAAGCCCCTGTTGAAATAGGTGCTGAAGAAGAATGTGGTGAACATGTTCGGTCAGAAGCCAGAACAAAAGTTTCGTATTTTTTATCAGATTCTGTAGCATATGAAGATTCAGACATTAACGACGAAGATTATACCGATGCGCCGGAGAAAGTTGAAGGAGATAATGTTGAGTGTGATGATGTGGATAATGAAATAGATCACCAATCTTGTTCATCTTATAGTAAAGGGGAAGGAGTTGAGTCTGACTATGATCAGTATTCTGCTAAATATGAGAGTAACAATGAAATAAATTCATGTTTTGGGTCAGAAGTCAGCAATGAAAATGACAGTTCTGAAGATAATTTTTACGAAAATGATGATGGCCTTGAATCAGATTTGGCATACACAGAGACTGATACTGATACGGCCGAGAATTACACAACTTCCAAAGAAGCGCCTGTAATATCTACATCAGGTGAAGATTATAACAGTGCTATTGAAAGTGAATCAGATGAGGGAAACATTGTTGTAAAAAAACTCAGCAAAAGCTGCTTTGGTGAAATACCAGATGCAAACGTGATTCACCGAGCTGGAATGGGAAATTCATTGAATGATACTGAAATTAGTTCATTATACGAAACTGCCAGTTTAGGAGAAAGTGGAATGTCTTCTCTTATAAACAATGACAAGTCAATATGTTGTGACGAAATAGGAAGTATGGTTAATGAAATTATTGTATCCACCAATGATGAGGATATCTGTGTggaaaaaatggaagaaaatgatAAATGTAAGCAGAATAAGGCTGATGAAGATTGTGAGAAGGCAATATATGAATATACAGTTGTTAAAAGCAATAATGTTGTTGATGAAACCAATGCTGTTTTGCAAGGCAGAAAAAGGAACATGTCTTCTGAAATAGATGAGAGCTATGGAAATGAAGTGACAAGAAAAAGAAGGTGTACAGGAGATGGGAATGATGAACATGCAACAGTGTGTACTGTTAATGCTGAAAGGGTTGCAGAGAAGAAACAAACCACTGGAATAGTTAAATCAGCGTTTGCAAAACTGAAATTGCAAATGAAACAAGTATTGAAGATGAAGTCTAGTAAAACATTTGATTTGACAAAACAGAAGGACGATGAAACTCTTGATGAGAGTGAATCCTGTACAATTAGAAATTATGAAAAACTTCATTCTGAAACGGAAAGCACTATGGAGAGGTTGGTTCAAAATGACCTTGCAGTTGCAATAGAAATGAATAATGACCATGTTGATTGCCTTGGTAATGATTCAGAAATGTTAGAAAATAAGACCAAAGGTTTGGAGACTGTAGCAAAACTTGACAATATTTATAACAACTTGAACCAATctaatttgaaaaataaagatAAAGACTTCATAATGGGAGAAAAAGAAGCTCAAATAGGTGAGGACAAGGCAAGACATAATAATATGAATGACACAGTGAAAGTGTCTGATTCAAAATGTACTAACAACATTGAACTAGACATTTCAAAAGTTATTTTGGAAAGTGGAGATATTGGGTCTGAGAAGAGTGGAGTTAATGATAAAGAAAATGTGGTCATAGCTGATGTAAAATCAGATGCAGCAAGTAGTGCAATTTGTGTTGATAAGAAGACTGCTGATTGTAGGAATAATGGTTCATTTAAGAACATAGAAGACATAGTTACAGAAAGATGTTGTTTAATGGATGCAGGTAAAATGACTTTAACGAATGAAGATAATGAACCATTATATGATGATAAAAAAATAGGATATTCACATGATGTCGCGGAAATTGTGAATGAGTATCTTGGAAGAGATGAAATGCAGGAAAGTGTCAATATAATAAAATCTGAAAACGTAATACAAAATAATCTGAATACTGATGAACAAAAAGCAAATGAAGATTTGGATAGAGTTGATGCAAGTGTTGATGAGACTGATACCAACAGTGACACTGAGTGTTTTTCTACCAGTTGGATGAATGCTAAAAGTAGAACACCTTCAAAAAGCAAGGATCATTGGGAGGGCACTGTTATGTCACCAGTAATAAACCTTATTGGAACCAGCCAGTCGAAGAGCAGGCAACCACAGTCTTCAATCATAGCCGAGAAGGGAACCAGTAGGTCAGACTCTGAAAGCATTTCAGTGACCCAAGCAGAAGATGATGCAAGAAGTG
Protein-coding sequences here:
- the LOC127845485 gene encoding uncharacterized protein LOC127845485, which codes for MTDKEVNQNNNGMSMFHLRRIGQMASKPGVADTMDFYNVTYIIGRSVDKVDFVIDSNTYIQSACISRCHARIVRQAGNQHRLYDDSLNGVFVNNIKIAGSCVLREGDRVTFGHPTGMRIPAGSRVRQPDSEHQFMFEACRCELQVQTVASDETDIVKGGLEEEQKAEFKKPEVVVEAGSRSVTSHCKGPRFQRETLKHDDVALMEKEKKSANQSVPDQKAHTSHNDIESKTPEKNIKDSAVAKETTDVVNWNQSSNESGKDIEEILEVDMEQIETESIQRPHVRGNEVQSEENIAADIEGTFKNIIKDLSSICEIECGLKNAVQQKSPTKDACIQTSQNCVMRSKSPVKDAEMQTCMAFEVQLNDYNEEVSVVKQKTVSETEINISEDLKDSVGSDENTEDVCGDVTINYSAKTNIIENEIVAGKLCELENRDLAAENKCIEEENSYLGKGSTASLVHICQLDVESEHQGATCVYGTSTYVNNITGIIVKCSDNVAENENTVAEEVLQNTDNIAENVSENDEHKGVCMNAEYISKSKSCTKGIEDDVAVQNNAFIRVAVNGANGGVNAVLTTLNSESDGKEYTKEQVDMYVDAKLDIDVDSTKVDNNCATENTEVSSDNDLVVSEADNSGVTTDCDLQSGGRVDVKERTSLIGEGMDSENCDNHCIDAESSDCEKKTEDNYGASNDYDEAPVEIGAEEECGEHVRSEARTKVSYFLSDSVAYEDSDINDEDYTDAPEKVEGDNVECDDVDNEIDHQSCSSYSKGEGVESDYDQYSAKYESNNEINSCFGSEVSNENDSSEDNFYENDDGLESDLAYTETDTDTAENYTTSKEAPVISTSGEDYNSAIESESDEGNIVVKKLSKSCFGEIPDANVIHRAGMGNSLNDTEISSLYETASLGESGMSSLINNDKSICCDEIGSMVNEIIVSTNDEDICVEKMEENDKCKQNKADEDCEKAIYEYTVVKSNNVVDETNAVLQGRKRNMSSEIDESYGNEVTRKRRCTGDGNDEHATVCTVNAERVAEKKQTTGIVKSAFAKLKLQMKQVLKMKSSKTFDLTKQKDDETLDESESCTIRNYEKLHSETESTMERLVQNDLAVAIEMNNDHVDCLGNDSEMLENKTKGLETVAKLDNIYNNLNQSNLKNKDKDFIMGEKEAQIGEDKARHNNMNDTVKVSDSKCTNNIELDISKVILESGDIGSEKSGVNDKENVVIADVKSDAASSAICVDKKTADCRNNGSFKNIEDIVTERCCLMDAGKMTLTNEDNEPLYDDKKIGYSHDVAEIVNEYLGRDEMQESVNIIKSENVIQNNLNTDEQKANEDLDRVDASVDETDTNSDTECFSTSWMNAKSRTPSKSKDHWEGTVMSPVINLIGTSQSKSRQPQSSIIAEKGTSRSDSESISVTQAEDDARSVLSCQFSDDGDFGADIDFEHFDEDENHESAADKITIDGGHSSDTVSLALKDSDNQKMDLGSCSYEQAAILPLNTSNSMLVKKNKGVKRKCQFEDDPYAYTTPLKLSTENVCDVFKCPESLHKQSLGPSVLKDDTDSPGISGTQLIESSESADFRDLTMSQVFKVSHSLEAKANDTCMSGKKRSKAKDLLEKLRAKRQIKEEKVDNSETVNESSEGPVQGTSSEMDIYNCTELARTKAHEMLSSIDIPVSSCCSLLDAIKDMFVKTPALSTNPRVQAWRKELTDIEKKLIFPKTVIAVVGDTGAGKSSLMNALLDHRSVLPTSGMRACTAVVVEVVQNTTSSCFEADIEFLQKQEWFNELEVLLKDLTALDGTIKKGVPDPASDAYSSYCKVRAVYGRVEPLPVLTRITTVTHWLGKVRVLKSHNAENFRRQVETYIETQDPGSGGQYWPIVKHVRLRLPHCDVCSSGAALVDLPGVRDSNAARDRIAKEYLKNCTAVWGGI